A window from Longimicrobiales bacterium encodes these proteins:
- a CDS encoding ArsC/Spx/MgsR family protein produces MEIQIFGTKKSAATRKAQRFFKERRITVHFVDLTQRAASPGELRRFVQKFGTESLIDRDSKRFTDLGLTHALYGDERWLEILADEPLLLRQPLVRNGSQLTIGEAEATWKQWAGR; encoded by the coding sequence ATGGAGATCCAGATATTCGGCACGAAGAAGAGCGCAGCGACACGCAAGGCGCAGCGCTTCTTCAAGGAGCGCCGCATCACGGTGCACTTCGTGGACCTCACGCAGCGCGCAGCGTCACCGGGCGAGCTGCGCAGGTTCGTGCAGAAGTTCGGGACGGAGTCGCTGATCGACCGGGACTCGAAACGGTTTACGGATCTCGGTCTGACGCACGCGCTCTACGGCGATGAGCGCTGGCTGGAGATCCTGGCGGACGAGCCGCTGCTGCTGCGCCAGCCGCTCGTCCGTAACGGCAGTCAGCTCACGATCGGCGAAGCGGAAGCCACGTGGAAGCAGTGGGCCGGCAGGTGA